Proteins encoded in a region of the Spiribacter sp. 1M189 genome:
- the plsX gene encoding phosphate acyltransferase PlsX has product MTQSCTLAIDAMGGDYGPSVTVPAARKVLQRHPELRLILVGEQAALEAALAGTSEADRRRLTIHPASQIVGMDESPSQALRYKRDSSMRVAINLVKSGEANACVSAGNTGALMATARYVLKTLPGIDRPAICTTIPCRGGRFRMLDLGANVDCTAEHLFQFAVMGAVLVEAAGDSADPRVGLLNLGEEEIKGNDQVKQAAQLLQDSDLQYVGYVEGDNMFRNVADLVVCDGFTGNVALKSSEGVAAMISQYLREEFQRNLLTRMAGLVALPVLRALRRRLDPRHYNGASLLGLRGVVVKSHGGADEVAFEQAIETGRVEAMEAIPTRIDARLGELFARGAVE; this is encoded by the coding sequence ATGACTCAATCCTGTACGCTCGCGATCGATGCGATGGGTGGCGACTACGGTCCGTCGGTCACGGTGCCGGCGGCGCGGAAAGTCCTGCAGCGCCACCCCGAGCTCAGGCTGATCCTGGTGGGCGAACAGGCCGCTCTCGAGGCCGCTCTGGCGGGAACCAGTGAAGCGGATCGGCGACGTCTGACGATTCATCCCGCTTCCCAGATCGTGGGCATGGACGAGTCACCGTCCCAGGCGCTTCGCTACAAGCGCGACTCGTCGATGCGGGTGGCCATCAACCTGGTCAAAAGCGGTGAGGCCAACGCCTGCGTCAGCGCCGGCAATACCGGCGCCCTCATGGCCACGGCACGCTATGTCCTGAAAACACTCCCTGGAATCGACCGGCCCGCGATCTGCACCACCATTCCTTGTCGAGGCGGGCGCTTCCGCATGCTGGATCTGGGGGCCAACGTCGACTGCACCGCCGAGCATCTGTTTCAGTTTGCCGTCATGGGTGCGGTACTCGTCGAGGCCGCCGGTGACAGCGCCGACCCGCGCGTCGGCCTGCTCAACCTCGGCGAGGAAGAGATCAAGGGCAACGACCAGGTAAAGCAGGCCGCCCAGCTGTTACAGGACAGTGACCTTCAGTATGTTGGCTACGTTGAGGGAGACAACATGTTTCGGAACGTAGCTGATCTGGTGGTGTGCGACGGCTTCACCGGCAACGTGGCGCTGAAAAGCAGTGAGGGCGTTGCCGCGATGATCTCGCAGTACCTCCGCGAGGAATTCCAGCGCAACCTGCTCACTCGCATGGCGGGTCTGGTGGCTTTGCCGGTTCTCCGGGCACTGCGTCGAAGGCTCGACCCGAGGCACTATAACGGCGCCAGCCTGCTGGGGCTGCGCGGCGTGGTGGTGAAAAGCCATGGTGGCGCGGATGAGGTTGCCTTCGAGCAGGCCATTGAGACGGGACGCGTCGAAGCCATGGAGGCCATACCCACCCGCATCGACGCCCGCCTGGGCGAGCTGTTTGCCCGGGGGGCTGTTGAATGA
- a CDS encoding beta-ketoacyl-ACP synthase III has protein sequence MNRSRVAGTGGYLPERIMTNAELESLVDTSDEWIRERTGIAQRHIAAPEQTCSDLAEAASLKALAQAGLNADEIDLIIVATSTPDHVFPSTACRLVERLGMPSGVVAFDVAAACSGFVYALDVADRFIRTGGASRALVIGAEVFSRILDWQDRGTCVLFGDGAGAIVLEASEKPGVLSTHLHADGRQTPLLNVPWGVSQGYERLEDERGKVSMRGNEVFRVAVRTLGALVDETLEANGLERGDVDWLVPHQANIRIMTATARKLGLPPSRMVSTVAEHGNTSAASIPLALDQAVGDGRIQRGDLLLLEAFGAGFTWGSALIRY, from the coding sequence ATGAACCGTTCACGCGTTGCGGGCACGGGGGGTTATCTGCCCGAGCGGATAATGACCAATGCCGAACTCGAGTCACTCGTCGACACCTCGGACGAATGGATCCGTGAGCGCACCGGCATCGCCCAGCGTCATATCGCCGCCCCCGAGCAGACCTGCTCCGATCTCGCCGAGGCCGCCTCGCTCAAGGCACTGGCCCAGGCCGGGCTGAACGCCGACGAGATTGATCTGATCATCGTCGCCACCTCGACGCCGGATCATGTCTTCCCGAGTACGGCTTGCCGCCTCGTCGAGCGCCTGGGCATGCCCTCCGGCGTGGTTGCATTCGATGTCGCCGCGGCCTGCTCAGGGTTTGTCTACGCGCTCGACGTTGCCGATCGATTCATTCGCACCGGCGGCGCGTCCCGAGCGCTGGTCATTGGCGCCGAGGTCTTCTCGCGGATCCTCGACTGGCAGGATCGCGGCACCTGCGTGTTGTTTGGTGATGGTGCCGGCGCCATCGTCCTGGAGGCGTCGGAGAAACCCGGTGTGCTCTCCACGCATCTCCACGCCGACGGGCGCCAGACACCGCTCCTCAATGTCCCCTGGGGGGTCTCGCAGGGCTATGAGCGCCTCGAGGATGAGCGCGGCAAGGTCAGCATGCGGGGTAACGAGGTCTTCCGAGTCGCCGTGCGCACACTTGGGGCACTGGTGGATGAGACCCTCGAGGCCAACGGCCTGGAGCGCGGCGATGTCGACTGGCTGGTGCCCCATCAGGCGAACATCCGCATCATGACCGCCACGGCGCGCAAACTCGGCCTGCCGCCCTCGCGAATGGTCAGCACGGTGGCCGAGCATGGCAATACCTCCGCGGCGTCCATACCGCTCGCCCTGGACCAGGCCGTTGGTGACGGCCGGATTCAGCGGGGTGATCTTCTGCTCCTGGAGGCATTCGGGGCCGGGTTCACCTGGGGCTCGGCACTGATTCGGTACTGA
- the fabD gene encoding ACP S-malonyltransferase, producing the protein MKQRLDLAFLFPGQGSQSIGMLSELAERHAVVQKTFIEASSALGEDLWALASTGPESLINRTDHTQPLMLTAGIAVWRAWREGGGPLPARMAGHSLGEYTALVAAGALDFPVAVELVRDRGRYMQAAVPEGEGAIAAVLGIDDASLAVICEANAGTEVVEPVNYNAPGQTVIAGHRAAVERTLEAAREAGAKRAVMLPMSVPAHCSLMTPAADQLAARLADVPLRAPDIPVIHNVDVTLSADPSAIRQRLVAQVRSPVRWTECIQALAAGGIEQAVECGPGRVLAGLNRRIERRMNIQPIHDPDSLANALNTLEVE; encoded by the coding sequence ATGAAACAACGCTTAGATCTCGCCTTCCTTTTCCCCGGTCAGGGCTCGCAGTCCATTGGCATGCTCAGTGAACTGGCCGAACGCCATGCCGTCGTGCAGAAAACCTTTATAGAGGCCTCCTCGGCGCTCGGCGAGGATCTCTGGGCACTCGCCAGCACCGGCCCGGAGTCGTTGATCAACCGCACCGATCACACCCAACCACTGATGCTGACTGCCGGCATCGCGGTCTGGCGTGCCTGGCGCGAGGGTGGCGGCCCGCTGCCGGCACGTATGGCAGGGCACAGCCTAGGCGAGTACACCGCACTGGTGGCCGCCGGTGCCCTGGATTTCCCGGTGGCCGTGGAGCTGGTCCGCGACCGGGGCCGGTACATGCAGGCGGCCGTCCCGGAGGGGGAGGGTGCCATCGCCGCGGTCCTGGGCATCGACGATGCCAGTCTGGCGGTCATCTGCGAGGCCAACGCCGGTACGGAAGTCGTCGAGCCCGTGAATTACAACGCACCCGGTCAGACTGTGATCGCCGGCCATCGGGCGGCGGTCGAACGCACGCTCGAGGCCGCCCGCGAGGCGGGTGCGAAGCGGGCGGTCATGCTGCCCATGAGTGTTCCCGCGCATTGTTCGCTGATGACACCGGCGGCGGATCAGCTGGCGGCCCGGCTGGCGGATGTGCCGCTGCGTGCCCCCGATATTCCGGTCATCCATAACGTGGATGTCACGCTCAGCGCCGATCCGTCCGCGATTCGCCAACGGCTGGTCGCCCAGGTGCGCTCGCCGGTGCGCTGGACTGAGTGTATCCAGGCGCTGGCGGCGGGTGGCATCGAGCAGGCGGTGGAGTGCGGGCCGGGGCGCGTGCTGGCGGGTCTCAACCGCCGCATTGAACGGCGCATGAATATCCAGCCGATCCATGACCCGGACTCGCTGGCCAACGCTTTGAATACTCTGGAGGTCGAATGA
- the fabG gene encoding 3-oxoacyl-ACP reductase FabG, with the protein MNLQLNGEVALVTGASRGIGAAIAKRLGRSGATVIGTATSDSGAEGITESLTGAGITGRGMRLDVRDAEQIPALVADIAGSEGTPSILVNNAGITRDNLAMRMGDDDWDSVIETNLNAVFRVSRAVLRGMMKARHGRIINIGSVVGLMGNAGQTNYSAAKAGLLGLTRSLAREVGSRNITVNAIAPGFIETDMTDSLNDGQRAALTDQTPLQRLGQPDDIAAAACFLASSAGRYITGETINVNGGLLMP; encoded by the coding sequence ATGAATCTGCAGCTCAATGGCGAGGTCGCCCTGGTGACCGGCGCAAGTCGCGGGATCGGCGCCGCGATCGCAAAGCGGCTCGGGCGCAGCGGTGCGACGGTCATCGGCACGGCGACAAGTGACAGCGGTGCCGAAGGTATTACCGAGTCACTGACGGGTGCCGGCATTACCGGACGCGGCATGCGGCTGGATGTCCGTGACGCCGAACAGATTCCGGCGCTGGTGGCCGACATCGCGGGCAGCGAAGGTACGCCGTCCATCCTGGTCAACAACGCCGGCATCACCCGGGACAACCTGGCGATGCGGATGGGCGACGATGACTGGGACAGCGTAATCGAGACCAATCTTAACGCCGTATTTCGAGTTTCCCGCGCGGTACTCCGGGGCATGATGAAGGCGCGGCATGGCCGCATCATCAACATCGGCTCGGTGGTCGGGCTCATGGGCAATGCAGGGCAGACGAACTATTCCGCCGCCAAGGCCGGCCTGCTGGGTCTGACACGGTCGCTGGCCCGGGAAGTGGGCAGCCGCAACATCACGGTCAACGCCATCGCCCCGGGATTCATCGAAACCGACATGACCGATTCGCTGAACGACGGGCAACGCGCCGCGCTCACCGATCAGACACCGCTGCAGCGCCTGGGCCAACCGGACGACATCGCCGCCGCGGCCTGCTTCCTTGCATCATCGGCGGGCAGGTACATTACGGGTGAGACCATCAACGTCAACGGTGGGCTTTTGATGCCCTGA
- the acpP gene encoding acyl carrier protein → MSSIEERVKKIVVEQLGVKEDEVNAEASFVDDLGADSLDTVELVMALEEEFECEIPDEEAEKITTVQQAIDYINRHLEE, encoded by the coding sequence ATGAGCAGTATCGAGGAAAGAGTCAAGAAGATCGTCGTTGAACAGCTGGGGGTGAAAGAGGACGAGGTGAACGCCGAAGCCTCCTTTGTCGACGATCTGGGCGCCGACTCGCTGGACACGGTGGAGCTGGTGATGGCCCTCGAGGAGGAGTTCGAATGTGAAATCCCCGACGAGGAGGCTGAGAAGATCACCACCGTCCAGCAGGCGATCGATTACATCAATCGCCATCTCGAGGAATAA
- the fabF gene encoding beta-ketoacyl-ACP synthase II → MNGRRVVVTGLGIVSPVGNGIELAWDRIKSGESGIAPIARFDTEQFAVRFGGEIRDFDVTAYISRKDARKMDPFIHYGIAAAVDALGDSGLEITEANAERIGISVGSGIGGIHSIEEGHKSYLESGPRRITPFFIPSAIINMVSGNLSILLGAKGPNVATVTACTTATHNIGMSARMIAYGDADAMIAGGAEFATTPTGLGGFAAARALSTRNDDPEGASRPWDRDRDGFVLGDGAGILVLEEYEHARQRGAPIYAEVAGFGMSGDAHHMTLPADSGEGAQRCMDLALKDAGMNPDQIDYINAHGTSTPAGDRAEVQAVMGSFGERARRLPVSSTKSMTGHLLGAAGGVEAVFTLLAMRDGVLPPTINLDAPDEDLDMDFVPHEARDQKISAALSNSFGFGGTNGTVIFRALDA, encoded by the coding sequence GTGAACGGAAGAAGGGTCGTCGTCACGGGACTCGGCATTGTCTCCCCGGTGGGGAACGGGATCGAGCTTGCGTGGGACCGAATTAAAAGCGGCGAGAGTGGCATCGCACCGATCGCGCGTTTCGATACCGAACAGTTTGCAGTGCGTTTCGGTGGCGAGATCCGGGACTTTGATGTCACCGCGTATATCAGTCGCAAGGACGCCCGCAAGATGGATCCGTTCATCCATTACGGCATCGCCGCCGCCGTGGATGCGCTCGGCGACTCCGGGCTGGAGATCACCGAAGCCAACGCCGAACGCATCGGGATTTCGGTGGGCTCCGGCATCGGTGGCATCCACTCGATCGAGGAAGGCCATAAAAGCTATCTCGAGTCGGGGCCTCGCCGGATCACTCCCTTTTTCATCCCCAGCGCGATCATCAACATGGTCTCGGGCAACCTGTCCATCCTGCTGGGCGCCAAGGGTCCGAATGTCGCGACAGTAACGGCCTGCACCACGGCCACGCACAATATCGGCATGAGCGCCCGCATGATCGCCTATGGCGATGCCGATGCCATGATCGCCGGCGGCGCCGAATTCGCTACCACACCCACCGGGCTCGGCGGCTTCGCCGCGGCCCGGGCACTCTCTACCCGCAATGACGATCCCGAGGGGGCAAGCCGGCCCTGGGATCGCGACCGTGACGGCTTCGTCCTCGGCGATGGAGCCGGCATCCTCGTGCTGGAGGAGTATGAACACGCCCGGCAGCGGGGTGCCCCCATTTACGCCGAGGTTGCCGGCTTTGGCATGAGCGGCGATGCCCATCATATGACCTTGCCTGCTGACAGCGGGGAAGGGGCTCAGCGCTGCATGGACCTGGCATTGAAGGATGCCGGAATGAACCCTGATCAAATCGATTACATCAATGCCCACGGCACCTCCACCCCTGCCGGCGACCGCGCTGAGGTGCAGGCGGTGATGGGCAGCTTCGGGGAGCGCGCGAGACGGCTGCCGGTCAGCTCGACCAAGTCCATGACCGGGCATCTGCTGGGTGCCGCCGGCGGCGTGGAAGCCGTATTCACCCTCCTTGCCATGCGCGACGGAGTGCTACCGCCCACCATCAATCTGGATGCGCCGGACGAGGACCTCGATATGGACTTCGTGCCGCACGAGGCCCGCGACCAGAAGATAAGCGCGGCGCTCTCCAATTCGTTCGGCTTTGGTGGGACCAACGGCACCGTGATCTTCCGCGCCCTGGACGCGTGA
- the pabC gene encoding aminodeoxychorismate lyase, whose protein sequence is MSRRDIDCLVDGRPAASIAVADRGLAYGDGLFETIAVVDGQPRLLPAHLQRLQRGCQRLGLPPSDQDEWQSDLDQIDLPCYGVLRLSVTRGVGGQGYAPPTSLRCTRIARILPAPRRPSEWWRDGIDVRWCDTRLAIQPALAGIKHLNRLEQVLARAEWQDSTIAEGLMRSTREEVIEATSCNIIVDAGDRLLIPDTRACGVDGIMQQWLISRAQSSGIAVERAALNAEALMTSDGVMLTNSLIGLWSVRRIERSPLRRSARAQWLQALIADHRLALMPGVMAQ, encoded by the coding sequence GTGAGCCGGCGCGACATCGACTGCCTGGTGGATGGCCGTCCGGCGGCCAGCATTGCCGTGGCGGATCGTGGCCTCGCCTATGGTGACGGTCTCTTCGAGACCATTGCGGTGGTCGATGGGCAGCCCCGGCTGCTCCCGGCGCATCTCCAGCGTCTGCAACGGGGTTGTCAGCGCCTCGGCCTCCCTCCGTCGGACCAGGACGAGTGGCAGTCCGATCTCGATCAAATCGACCTGCCGTGCTACGGCGTACTGCGCCTCAGTGTCACTCGGGGTGTGGGTGGCCAGGGTTACGCACCACCGACATCGCTCCGCTGCACGCGGATCGCCCGTATCCTGCCCGCGCCGCGACGGCCGAGCGAGTGGTGGCGGGACGGCATCGACGTGCGCTGGTGCGACACCCGGCTCGCCATCCAGCCGGCGCTCGCGGGCATCAAGCATCTCAACCGCCTGGAACAGGTCCTCGCCCGCGCGGAGTGGCAGGACTCGACCATCGCTGAGGGACTGATGCGCTCGACCCGCGAAGAGGTCATCGAAGCGACCTCATGCAATATTATCGTTGACGCGGGTGACCGACTGCTGATCCCGGATACGCGGGCATGCGGCGTGGATGGCATCATGCAGCAGTGGCTCATCTCCCGCGCGCAGTCGAGCGGCATCGCCGTCGAGCGCGCAGCGTTGAATGCGGAGGCTTTGATGACATCTGACGGCGTCATGCTTACCAACAGCCTCATCGGGCTCTGGTCCGTCCGTCGCATCGAGCGCAGTCCTCTGCGGCGCTCGGCGCGGGCTCAGTGGCTCCAGGCGCTTATTGCCGACCATCGACTCGCCCTGATGCCCGGAGTGATGGCGCAGTGA
- the mltG gene encoding endolytic transglycosylase MltG: MTRRRGTIAAGVMLLALSVLAALAFALAVERIEGTPLETDESAVIEVPAGSSFAAVAGQLSDRGLIDHPWLLRLYARWNGMANRIQAGEYAIEPGTTAADLVRRMVNGEVVQYSLTLIEGWRFDELLAAVHAHPAVRRTLEADATESQIMAAIDRGSIPAEGRFLPETYHFPRGISDIDILRRANRALEATLDDAWQNRADGLPIESADEALILASIIEKETGLAEERRRIAGVFSRRLERGMRLQTDPTVIYGLGEAFDGDLRRIHLRTDTPYNTYTRHGLPPTPIALPGAAAIRAAVDPAEGDSLYFVSRGDGSHVFSATLDEHNAAVRRYQLGQGG, encoded by the coding sequence GTGACCCGGCGGCGCGGCACCATCGCGGCCGGCGTGATGCTGCTGGCGCTGTCGGTCCTCGCAGCGCTTGCCTTCGCGCTCGCCGTCGAGCGGATCGAGGGGACGCCGCTGGAGACAGACGAGTCCGCGGTGATCGAAGTCCCCGCCGGGAGCAGTTTCGCCGCGGTTGCCGGGCAGCTCTCGGATCGCGGGCTGATTGACCACCCTTGGCTACTGCGTCTCTATGCGCGATGGAACGGTATGGCGAACCGCATACAGGCCGGTGAGTATGCAATTGAGCCCGGCACGACCGCGGCCGATCTGGTTCGGCGCATGGTCAATGGCGAGGTCGTTCAGTATTCGCTCACCCTCATCGAGGGCTGGCGTTTTGATGAGCTGCTCGCCGCCGTGCATGCGCATCCGGCCGTCAGGCGCACCCTCGAGGCCGATGCCACCGAGTCGCAGATCATGGCCGCGATTGACCGCGGCTCGATCCCCGCGGAAGGGCGTTTCCTTCCGGAGACCTATCACTTCCCGCGCGGGATATCCGATATCGATATCCTGCGAAGGGCGAATCGCGCGCTGGAGGCGACGTTGGACGACGCCTGGCAGAACCGGGCCGACGGGCTACCCATCGAAAGCGCGGATGAGGCGCTGATCCTCGCCTCCATCATCGAAAAGGAGACGGGCTTGGCCGAGGAGCGGCGCCGGATCGCCGGTGTCTTCAGCCGTCGGCTTGAGCGCGGCATGCGACTGCAGACCGATCCGACGGTCATCTACGGCCTGGGCGAGGCATTTGACGGCGATCTGCGGCGCATCCATCTGCGAACCGATACGCCATACAACACCTATACCCGCCACGGACTCCCACCCACGCCGATCGCGCTACCCGGGGCCGCAGCGATCCGGGCCGCCGTCGATCCAGCCGAGGGTGACAGTCTCTACTTTGTCTCCCGCGGCGATGGGAGCCATGTCTTCTCAGCCACGCTGGATGAACATAACGCAGCCGTGCGTCGCTACCAGCTGGGACAGGGAGGCTAG
- the tmk gene encoding dTMP kinase, with protein sequence MGDGRFITVEGIEGAGKTTAIDIIRDWVKGQGGDPRLTREPGGTDLGEELREVLLRHRDGGMSAEAEVLLMFAARAEHLERVIRPALAAGQWVICDRFTDASVAYQGMGRGLGIDRVRSLGEWTHADLAPDLTLWLDLPVALGLERAAGRSLPDRFESERAGFFKAVRRGYAAIAADEPDRVRRVDSSGPPAEVRDGIIAALEARFGG encoded by the coding sequence ATGGGAGACGGGCGTTTCATCACTGTGGAGGGCATCGAAGGCGCCGGCAAGACGACGGCGATCGACATCATCCGCGACTGGGTGAAGGGGCAGGGGGGCGACCCGCGGCTCACCCGCGAGCCCGGCGGGACAGACCTCGGTGAGGAGCTCCGCGAGGTCCTGCTGCGACATCGGGATGGGGGCATGTCGGCCGAGGCCGAGGTGCTGCTCATGTTCGCCGCCCGCGCCGAGCACCTCGAGCGGGTCATCCGGCCCGCCCTGGCAGCCGGCCAATGGGTGATCTGCGACCGCTTCACCGACGCCAGCGTCGCCTACCAGGGCATGGGCCGGGGGCTTGGCATAGACCGCGTGCGGTCGCTTGGCGAATGGACCCACGCGGACCTCGCCCCGGACCTGACCCTGTGGCTGGATCTGCCAGTGGCACTCGGCCTTGAGAGGGCGGCGGGGCGCAGCCTGCCCGATCGCTTCGAATCCGAGCGAGCCGGTTTTTTCAAGGCAGTGCGTCGTGGCTACGCCGCCATCGCGGCGGATGAACCCGACCGGGTGCGGCGCGTTGACTCCAGTGGCCCGCCGGCTGAGGTCAGAGACGGCATTATCGCCGCACTGGAGGCCCGATTTGGTGGATGA
- the holB gene encoding DNA polymerase III subunit delta', translating into MDDVREVEAPLPWQAEAWRRFLSAVESGRLAHAILLGGAAGTGKRQLALAMMARLLCEAPGADAACGTCRGCRLRIAGSHPDQMLIEPEADGSGILKIESARALTEFSHRTSQYDGYRVALVMPAEAMNRNTANALLKTLEEPPTGMVIILVSHEPGRLSATIRSRCQHYRLGTPAPALAIDWLRAQGVAEAGQMLELAGGSPLTALVLAGETGTQRLDSLVTAIDDVVSGRRGVVEAAAEWQAVGALETTRLMQRLSVQLMRAQADPASGVVGLADAPALQARLDLKRISRISDRLLALRAAAGQSLSRELSMEALFLVWSEG; encoded by the coding sequence GTGGATGACGTCCGCGAGGTCGAGGCACCGCTGCCATGGCAGGCCGAGGCCTGGCGGCGCTTCCTGAGCGCGGTCGAGTCAGGACGCCTCGCACATGCCATCCTGCTCGGCGGTGCCGCCGGCACAGGCAAACGGCAATTAGCGCTCGCCATGATGGCCCGGCTGCTCTGCGAGGCACCCGGAGCCGACGCGGCCTGCGGCACCTGCCGCGGCTGCCGCCTGCGCATCGCCGGCAGCCATCCGGATCAGATGCTGATCGAGCCGGAGGCCGATGGCAGCGGCATCCTCAAGATCGAATCAGCCCGCGCACTGACCGAGTTCAGCCATCGCACGAGCCAGTACGACGGCTATCGCGTGGCGCTGGTGATGCCCGCCGAGGCGATGAACCGAAACACCGCCAACGCCCTGCTCAAGACCCTGGAGGAACCGCCGACCGGCATGGTGATCATCCTCGTCAGCCACGAACCGGGACGATTGAGCGCAACGATCCGCAGCCGCTGCCAGCACTACCGGCTTGGCACGCCGGCCCCGGCGCTGGCGATTGATTGGTTGCGGGCGCAGGGCGTTGCGGAGGCCGGCCAGATGCTGGAGTTGGCGGGCGGCAGTCCGTTGACCGCACTGGTGCTCGCCGGTGAGACGGGGACCCAGCGGCTGGACAGCCTGGTGACCGCCATCGACGATGTCGTATCCGGTCGCCGCGGCGTGGTGGAGGCAGCCGCGGAATGGCAGGCCGTGGGCGCTCTGGAGACGACACGGCTGATGCAGAGGCTCAGCGTTCAGCTGATGCGCGCCCAGGCCGACCCGGCTTCCGGCGTTGTCGGCCTCGCCGATGCGCCGGCGCTGCAGGCAAGGCTCGATCTGAAACGGATCAGCCGTATCTCCGATCGTCTGCTGGCGCTGCGCGCGGCCGCTGGGCAGAGTCTCAGCCGGGAGCTGTCCATGGAAGCGCTTTTTCTCGTCTGGAGTGAAGGATGA
- a CDS encoding TatD family hydrolase: protein MIVDSHCHFHLLERPESADVALDEAKRAGVDAFLNVAVAAEERDVLIAFSERHPEVFTSVGVHPCGEGADPSAETLAAMADHPDVVAIGETGLDYGAGPGDYGWQQARFRRHIEAARQACRPIIVHSRMAPADTLRILQEEGAEEVGGVIHCFVEDAGIARGMLDLGFYLSLSGILTFRRAGALRETARDLPMDRLLVETDCPYLAPVPHRGQENRPAWVQEVIECLADLKKMPAVQVADRTAENFFACFPRAQAAVVSG, encoded by the coding sequence ATGATTGTTGACTCTCATTGTCATTTCCACCTCCTCGAACGCCCGGAGAGCGCTGATGTGGCGCTCGACGAGGCAAAACGGGCGGGTGTGGATGCCTTCCTGAACGTGGCCGTCGCTGCCGAGGAAAGGGATGTCCTGATCGCCTTCAGCGAACGTCACCCGGAGGTATTCACCTCGGTCGGGGTCCACCCCTGTGGCGAGGGTGCCGACCCATCAGCGGAGACGCTGGCGGCCATGGCGGATCACCCGGATGTTGTCGCCATTGGCGAGACGGGTCTCGACTATGGCGCCGGTCCGGGGGACTACGGCTGGCAACAGGCGCGTTTTCGCCGCCATATCGAGGCGGCACGACAGGCTTGTCGCCCGATCATCGTTCACAGCCGCATGGCGCCGGCGGACACGCTTCGTATTCTCCAGGAGGAGGGCGCCGAGGAGGTCGGCGGCGTTATCCATTGCTTTGTCGAGGATGCCGGGATCGCCCGGGGCATGCTCGATCTGGGCTTCTACCTGTCGTTGTCCGGCATCCTCACCTTCCGGCGCGCCGGGGCGTTGCGTGAGACCGCACGGGACCTGCCGATGGACCGACTGCTGGTGGAAACCGACTGCCCCTACCTGGCGCCCGTCCCGCACCGCGGACAGGAGAACCGACCGGCCTGGGTGCAGGAGGTCATCGAATGCCTGGCCGACCTGAAGAAAATGCCGGCGGTGCAGGTGGCCGATCGCACGGCGGAGAACTTTTTTGCCTGCTTCCCGCGGGCTCAAGCCGCGGTGGTCTCCGGCTAG